Sequence from the Gallaecimonas xiamenensis 3-C-1 genome:
TGGATCTGGTGGCCGAAGGCCTGGATGCGGTGCTGCGGGTCGGTGCCCAGCCCGATCAGGGGGTCATCGCCCGCCACCTGGCGGATATGCCCATGGTCAGTTGCGCCAGCCCATCCTACTTGGACCGTTACGGACGCCCGCAAAGCCTGGCCGATCTCAACGGGCACCAACTGGTCCACTACACCCAGGTGTTGGGAGACAGCCAGGGGGCTTTTGAATACCTGCAAGACGCAGAGCCGCGCCAATTGGCCATGCCGGCCCGGTTGACGGTCAACCAGACCGAAGCCTACAGCCAGGCCTGCCTGGCCGGCCTTGGCATCATCCAGGTGCCCGAGCATGGCGTGCGCCAATGGCTGGCGTCAGGGCAGTTGGAGCAGGTGCTGCCGCAGCTGGCCATTGCCCCCATGCCCCTGTGGCTGCTCTATCCCCACCGCCGGCACCTATCCAAGCGCCTTGGCGCCTTTAGCCGTTGGCTTGAGGGCCTGCTGGCCGGGGCTTAGCCGGCTTTACGCTGGCCAAGTGCCTGGATCAGCACTCCCAGTTGCGCCGACACCTGATCGCGAGCATCCAGCAAGGCCTGGCGGGCCTGGGAACTAGGGGCGGCCAGCAAGGTGGCGGCCACCTGATGGCTGTGTTCATGAAGGGCTTCCAGGGCCAAAAAAGCGTCTAAGTGGCCGTAACGGGCCATGCCGGCGGTGTGGTACCACTGGCCGAAGTTGCAGTGGCGGCCATTGAGTTCCAGCGTGGCTTTGGCAGCAGGGGCTTCCAGGCTGGCCAGCACCATCTCTACCCAGTGGCGGTGGGCATTGGCCGCTGCCAGCAGGGCCAGTTCCGGGTGGTAAGGCGGCAGCTTTGGAGCCAGCCAGCGGGGTTGACGCTGCCACTGGGCCAGCCAGGCTTCGAACTGGTCGACGGGCTGGGGTCTGGCCACCCCGTAGCCCTGCACATGG
This genomic interval carries:
- a CDS encoding LysR family transcriptional regulator encodes the protein MQDRLQAMQIFTRVAELASFTLAAADLGLSKTHVSNRVGQLETHLGTRLLQRTTRRVTLTQDGQLYYQRCLWMLDEMQELDNLFQDEGQGLAGKLRIDMPTGLAKNLVLPKLGQFLDSHPRLEMEISCSDRRVDLVAEGLDAVLRVGAQPDQGVIARHLADMPMVSCASPSYLDRYGRPQSLADLNGHQLVHYTQVLGDSQGAFEYLQDAEPRQLAMPARLTVNQTEAYSQACLAGLGIIQVPEHGVRQWLASGQLEQVLPQLAIAPMPLWLLYPHRRHLSKRLGAFSRWLEGLLAGA